A genomic window from Anguilla rostrata isolate EN2019 chromosome 14, ASM1855537v3, whole genome shotgun sequence includes:
- the LOC135239563 gene encoding BDNF/NT-3 growth factors receptor-like, with protein MSSRHRRGIARWGFCWFLWGFWRIGAACPTSCTCSVSRISCTDRVAGLSAFPVLQSDFENIEEIYIANQDRFYTITDNELKFYSNLRNLTVTDTQLASIAPNAFVNNPKLHYLNLKDNQLPALSWRTFHNLNLSHLILTGNLLRCSCENMWIRQWQGPESDNQDLRCVEEEGGTKLLSQSTPPDCVPPTVTISPSNITQMAGSDVTVTCRASGAPVPKLMWNTSILVTASEEDTSDLQSRLILSNLSYLDNGHELTCSAENIAGLNEASVVLNIQFAAIILQLMDPTSDHHWCIPFSVAGNPKPQLQWLHDGEPVPDHDYIWTQIHDSTNHEYHGCLHMQTPTHLNNGQYTLLARNAYGEDQRTVSAVFMDPIVDEFGTVTPPPTSEHEDSVAAYVVVGIAAVAFTGFVLMLIILKFEKISKFCLKGCSSGMSNDDDSASPLHHVSNGNNTPSSSEMGADAVMIGMTKIPVIENPQYFRSTGGLLKSQTFVQHIKRHNIVLKRELGEGAFGKVFLAECYNLTPEQEKILVAVKTLKEASENGRTDFQREAELLTNLQHEHIVTFYGVCVEADPLIMVFEYMKHGDLNKFLRAHGPDAVLMDGLHCMQVELTQPQMLHIAQQIAAGMVYLASQHFVHRDLATRNCLVGENLLVKIGDFGMSRDVYSTDYYRVGGHTMLPIRWMPPESIMYRKFTTESDVWSLGVVLWEIFTYGKQPWYQLSNNEVIECITQGRVLQRARLCPKEVYDLMLGCWQREPHMRLNIKEIHSLLQNLARASPVYLDILG; from the exons ATGTCCTCCAGGCACAGGCGGGGGATTGCCCGTTGGGGTTTCTGTTGGTTTCTTTGGGGGTTTTGGAGGATCGGCGCCGCGTGTCCAACATCTTGCACTTGCAGCGTCTCCAGGATCTCGTGCACTGATCGGGTCGCAGGGCTTTCGGCTTTCCCTGTCCTGCAGTCCGATTTCGAAAACATCGAAGAGAT ataTATTGCGAATCAAGACAGATTCTATACCATCACCGACAACGAACTGAAGTTCTACTCGAATCTCAGGAACCT AACTGTCACAGACACTCAGCTGGCATCTATAGCTCCGAATGCCTTTGTCAATAACCCCAAACTCCACTATCT AAATCTAAAAGACAACCAATTGCCAGCCCTGTCTTGGAGAACCtttcacaatttaaatttaTCACATTT GATCCTGACGGGGAACCTTTTGCGGTGTTCATGTGAGAACATGTGGATCAGGCAGTGGCAGGGGCCGGAGTCTGACAACCAGGACCTGCGCtgcgtggaggaggagggcgggacCAAGCTCCTCTCCCAATCGACCCCTCCTGACTGCG TTCCTCCAACAGTGACGATCAGCCCCTCTAACATCACACAGAtggcaggaagtgatgtcacagtgacatgCAGGGCCAGCGGGGCCCCCGTCCCCAAGCTCATGTGGAACACCAGCATTTTGGTCACTGCCTCTGAG GAAGACACATCCGACTTGCAGTCCAGGCTCATCCTGTCCAACCTGTCTTACCTTGACAATGGGCACGAGCTCACCTGCAGTGCGGAGAACATAGCGGGTCTGAACGAGGCTTCTGTGGTCCTCAACATCCAGT TCGCTGCCATTATCCTGCAGCTGATGGACCCCACCTCGGACCATCACTGGTGCATCCCGTTCAGTGTGGCGGGGAACCCCAAACCGCAGCTGCAGTGGCTGCACGACGGAGAGCCCGTCCCCGACCACGACTACATCTGGACCCAGATACACGACTCCACCAACCACGAGTACCACGGGTGCCTCCACATGCAGACCCCCACGCACCTCAACAACGGCCAGTACACCCTGCTGGCCCGCAACGCCTACGGCGAGGACCAGAGGACCGTGTCGGCCGTCTTCATGGACCCCATCG TGGACGAATTTG gGACAGTAACACCACCACCAACGTCAGAACATGAAGACAGTGTAGCT GCGTATGTGGTCGTCGGGATAGCTGCTGTGGCCTTCACGGGATTCGTGCTGATGTTGATCATTCTCAAATTTGAGAAGATTTCCAAGTTCTGTCTGAAAG GGTGCTCCTCTGGCATGAGCAATGATGACGACTCCGCTAGTCCCCTTCATCACGTTTCCAACGGCAACAACACCCCGTCGTCCTCGGAGATGGGCGCCGACGCCGTCATGATCGGAATGACGAAGATCCCGGTGATCGAGAACCCTCAGTACTTCCGCAGCACTGGTGGCCTGCTAAAATCACAgacat TTGTCCAGCACATCAAGAGGCACAACATCGTGCTGAAGCgcgagctgggggagggggccttCGGGAAGGTCTTCCTGGCCGAGTGCTACAACCTGACCCCCGAGCAGGAGAAGATCCTGGTGGCCGTCAAG ACACTCAAGGAGGCCAGTGAGAATGGACGGACGGACTTCCAGAGAGAGGCGGAGCTCCTGACTAACCTGCAGCACGAGCACATCGTCACCttctatggtgtgtgtgtggaggccgACCCGCTCATCATGGTGTTCGAGTACATGAAGCACGGAGACCTCAACAAGttcctcag ggcCCACGGTCCAGACGCCGTGCTGATGGACGGGCTGCACTGCATGCAGGTGGAGCTGACGCAGCCGCAGATGCTGCACATCGCGCAGCAGATCGCAGCCGGGATGGTCTACCTGGCCTCCCAGCACTTTGTGCACCGCGACCTGGCCACACGCAACTGCCTGGTGGGGGAGAACCTGCTGGTGAAGATCGGAGACTTCGGCATGTCCCGGGACGTCTACAGCACCGACTACTACAgg GTGGGCGGGCACACGATGCTGCCGATTCGCTGGATGCCTCCAGAGAGCATCATGTACAGGAAGTTCACCACAGAGAGTGACGTGTGGAGTCTGGGGGTCGTCCTGTGGGAGATCTTCACCTACGGCAAGCAGCCCTGGTATCAGCTCTCCAACAATGAG GTGATTGAGTGCATCACGCAGGGGCGTGTCCTGCAGCGGGCCCGCCTCTGTCCGAAGGAGGTGTACGACCTGATGCTGGGCTGCTGGCAGAGGGAGCCGCACATGCGCCTGAACATCAAAGAGATCCACTCGCTCCTGCAGAACCTGGCCCGAGCTTCACCCGTGTACCTGGACATACTGggctaa